From the genome of Bdellovibrionota bacterium:
AAGGAACCGATCTCGCTCGAGACGCCGATCGGCGAGGAGGAAGACTCACATCTGGGCGATTTCATCGAGGACAAGAACGCCGTCAATCCGTCCGAGGCCGTGGTGGGAATGAATCTCTCGGAACAGACGCGAAAAGTGTTGGCGACGTTGACTCCGCGCGAAGAGAAAGTTCTTCGGATGCGGTTCGGCATCGGCGAGAAATCGGATCATACGTTGGAGGAAGTGGGGCAGGATTTCGAAGTGACGCGCGAACGTATCCGGCAAATTGAAGCCAAAGCGCTCCGCAAGCTCCGCCATCCCTCCCGCGCCAAACGCTTGAAGAGTTTTATTGATAGCTAATCGGAGGATGATGCGGATCTGCACACAGGGAATCGGTTTCGCTCCTCGGGCTTCGTCCGCTCCGTTTGTTACGGTCACTCCGGCGGGGGCCCCTCGGAGCTTCCGCGGCGCGTCACTTCGTGACCGCACCGCGTATCCGTTTCCCCTCGTCTCCGTTCCCAAGACAAACGGGCGGACTCCGCATGTCGCGAAACCGATTCCCTGTGTTCCGACAGGAACAACTTTGTCTGAGCGTGGGATTTTTCGTGTTTCACTAGGCCGCAGCGCCGAGCGAACCGGAGCAATTTGTCGAGGGTATGGAAGGCGACGTAATTTTTTCGCTTCGTTAGGCGGAAGGCGGCGAGGAACCGGAGCGTACCTAGTAAGGTACGTGAGGATTCCGAGCTGCCGACAACAAAGCGAAGCGAAAAAAGGACGAGCCGACGGGCCCTTAGCTCAGCGGTTAGAGCCACCGGCTCATAACCGGCAGGTCCCAGGTTCGAATCCTGGAGGGCCCACTTTCCCGCCTTTCTCGTCTCGGCGGAAACGCTTCTTTCGCCGCAGCTCTGCGTTGGCCCCCTGCGCGCGGTCCTCATTTACGTTTTCAGTAAACTCCGGTCCGTGCTCGGTGGCCGCCTTGATCTGCGGTGAAATCGAGCGTTTCGGTGTGCTCCGCTCGTTCGCGATCCTCACGGCGCGGTTCAGGCCGCTCCGGTCGCTCGCTCGCGGCCGCCTCGCAACTGAGACCTTTTTGAACAGCCTGCAAAATCCGATATTTAAGAAAGCAAGAGAAGGTAATTTTAATGGGTGAGGGAATGGTGGAAAAACTATTGAGACTGCAGCGGCTGGATCACGAGATCGACGTTTTGCGGCGGGAACACAGTGTTCATCCGGAACGGCTCGCTCGCGTCCGAAATGACGAGTCCCAAAAAAGAAAAGTCGTAGAGGTCTTGACTGCACAACTCGAAACGCAGGAGCGAGAACGACGGGATATGGAAGGGACGCTCAAACTGGAAGAAGAGCGGCTCAAGAAAAGCAAGGCGAAGGTCGGCCAAATCAAGAAAGATTATGAATTCCACGCCATGCAGCGTGAAATAGAATCGACGAAACGGAGCAATTCGCTCCTCGAGGAACAGGTGATCGCCAAGATCGATGAAATCGAGAAAACGAAGAAGGCCATCGAAGAAGCGACGAATCTGTGGAGACAAAGCGCGACGGAGTTAGCCAACGTCGAAGGCGAGGTACACGCCAAGACGAGCGAATTTGGCGGAATCCTCAGCGTGAAGGAGGCGGAACTTCGTTCGGCGGAGGCGGGAATCGACAAGCCGCTCTTGTCCAAATACCGACTGATCCGACAACGGCGGCACACCGACGTTCTTGTCAAGGTGTCTAACTACGCTTGCCAGGGATGTTTCATGAACATTCCGCCGCAAACCGTGAATGAGATGATGCGGCACAAGACGATTCAGAGCTGCCCGAACTGTCATCGTCTCGTTTATATTGAGTTCGAACCCCCCGGCCCCGACGCCGCTTGATCGTCATTGTGAATGCCTAAATGCATCCTTTACGTGGACGGCGCCTCCCGCGGCAATCCCGGTCCGGCGGCGATCGGAGCATCGCTGCAAAACGCGGAAGGCGAGGAAATCGATTCCGTTTCCGAATTCATTGGCGAGACGACGAACAATCAGGCGGAATATTGTGCTCTCATTGAAGGCCTAAAGCTCGCGAAGAAACGCGGATTCGATGATATCGAAGTTCGAGCGGACTCCGAGCTCATCGTCCGGCAAGTGAAGGGCGAGTATCGAGTGAAAGATCAAAGGCTCAAACTGCGCCACTCGGAAGTCACGGAGCTTTTGCAAAGCTTTAGAAGTTTCAAGATCCGCCACGTTCCGCGGGAAGAGAACGCCCGCGCCGACGAACTCGCCAACGCCGC
Proteins encoded in this window:
- a CDS encoding C4-type zinc ribbon domain-containing protein, coding for MGEGMVEKLLRLQRLDHEIDVLRREHSVHPERLARVRNDESQKRKVVEVLTAQLETQERERRDMEGTLKLEEERLKKSKAKVGQIKKDYEFHAMQREIESTKRSNSLLEEQVIAKIDEIEKTKKAIEEATNLWRQSATELANVEGEVHAKTSEFGGILSVKEAELRSAEAGIDKPLLSKYRLIRQRRHTDVLVKVSNYACQGCFMNIPPQTVNEMMRHKTIQSCPNCHRLVYIEFEPPGPDAA
- a CDS encoding ribonuclease HI family protein codes for the protein MPKCILYVDGASRGNPGPAAIGASLQNAEGEEIDSVSEFIGETTNNQAEYCALIEGLKLAKKRGFDDIEVRADSELIVRQVKGEYRVKDQRLKLRHSEVTELLQSFRSFKIRHVPREENARADELANAALDRQ